A genomic window from Caldalkalibacillus thermarum includes:
- the speE gene encoding polyamine aminopropyltransferase, which yields MKDKFEWLKEIDGQLWLVEDEKENLRLHYRVREVIHAEQSPFQHVMIVDTYEFGPTLVLDGVIQTTSRDGHIYNEMITHIPLLTHPNPKRVLIIGGGDCGAAREVCKYAQVEHIDMVEIDELVVKVSKQYLTEVSGNLSDPRVRFIYEDGTAFVKNQNSTYDVVIVDSSDPIGPAEQLFSYEFYRDIEQALKPDGLMVCQSQSPIFHMDVLKQTYERISKLFPIARVYQAVVPTYPGGLWSFTLGSKKYWPEQLEDKWNKEAKYVNKGILKACFHLPESVRQALGV from the coding sequence ATGAAGGACAAGTTTGAATGGCTGAAAGAAATTGACGGTCAGCTGTGGCTCGTGGAAGATGAGAAGGAAAATTTGAGATTACACTACCGGGTTAGAGAAGTCATCCATGCTGAACAATCTCCCTTTCAGCATGTGATGATTGTGGATACATACGAATTTGGGCCGACGCTTGTTTTAGACGGTGTGATCCAAACCACATCCAGAGATGGCCATATTTATAATGAAATGATCACCCACATTCCCCTTTTAACCCACCCCAATCCAAAGCGGGTATTAATCATCGGGGGTGGTGACTGCGGAGCGGCCCGTGAAGTATGTAAATACGCACAGGTGGAGCACATTGACATGGTTGAAATTGATGAATTAGTGGTCAAGGTCTCAAAACAATATTTAACTGAGGTGTCAGGCAACTTGTCGGATCCCCGTGTTCGCTTTATCTATGAAGATGGGACCGCCTTTGTTAAAAATCAAAACAGTACGTATGATGTGGTTATTGTGGACTCCTCTGATCCCATTGGTCCGGCTGAACAGCTATTTTCTTACGAGTTTTACCGTGATATAGAGCAGGCACTTAAACCAGACGGGTTGATGGTGTGCCAGAGTCAGTCCCCCATTTTTCATATGGATGTCCTGAAGCAGACCTATGAACGAATCAGCAAGCTTTTCCCGATTGCCCGCGTTTATCAAGCTGTGGTGCCCACTTATCCGGGGGGATTGTGGAGTTTTACCCTTGGTTCGAAAAAGTACTGGCCAGAGCAGTTGGAGGACAAGTGGAATAAAGAGGCCAAGTATGTCAACAAAGGAATCCTCAAAGCCTGTTTCCATCTCCCCGAATCTGTACGTCAGGCGTTGGGGGTGTGA
- a CDS encoding ABC-F family ATP-binding cassette domain-containing protein, translating to MLMLRTHRLTKTYAGLPVLTDISLDIQAKDRIGLVGPNGAGKSTLLKILIGETSYDSGEIYRPKDVTVGYLAQDAGLDSSRSIWEEMLTVFQPLIEEEKRLRQMEQLMSQAELRRDQKHYKQLLESYSEAQEAFKNRGGYQYEAKIRNVLHGLRFAHKDYAEPVSALSGGEKTRLALAKLLLKEPDLLMLDEPTNHLDLETLSWLEHYLLSYPGALLIVSHDRYFLDQLTTAIFELHETKITRYQGNYSAFIRQKEQRIAQQLKQYRIQQQDIARAEAFIQRNIARASTSKRAQSRRKMLDKMEELKRPRTEQKTARFRFEVKRPSGYDVLQVEDLSIGYDTEHVLARHISFRANRGDRIAIVGPNGIGKTTLLKTIIGQQPKLAGKIQIGAHVTFGYFAQEHDKLHPHKTVLAELWDDYPHLPEKEVRSILGQFLFSGEDVDKSVSALSGGERARLALAKLMLQQANTLVLDEPTNHLDIYAKEVLEQALAEFPGTILFVSHDRYFLNRLANKVLALTANGAEMYLGNYDYYVEKRQEQAELRELRQAQDPKAPGKTQQASFEVEKARQRELRRLKRRKEQLEREIEQTEAAIKNLEEQLYSPDVYRDYHKADKVQREIDAAQHTLDQLLEEWAELEEKLS from the coding sequence ATGCTGATGCTCAGGACGCACCGTTTGACCAAAACTTATGCCGGCCTGCCAGTGCTGACAGACATATCCCTAGACATACAAGCTAAAGACAGGATCGGACTGGTTGGTCCCAATGGTGCCGGCAAATCAACCTTGCTCAAAATCCTGATTGGCGAGACCTCTTATGACAGCGGGGAGATTTACCGCCCTAAAGATGTGACAGTGGGTTACCTGGCCCAAGATGCAGGACTCGACTCATCCCGCTCGATCTGGGAGGAAATGCTTACCGTTTTTCAGCCGCTCATTGAAGAGGAAAAGCGTTTGCGCCAGATGGAGCAGCTGATGTCCCAAGCTGAGCTTCGCCGGGATCAGAAGCATTACAAGCAGTTGCTTGAAAGTTACAGCGAGGCCCAAGAAGCTTTTAAAAACCGGGGCGGATACCAATATGAAGCCAAGATTCGCAACGTCCTGCACGGATTGCGGTTTGCCCATAAAGATTATGCGGAACCGGTGTCCGCTTTGAGCGGAGGGGAAAAGACGCGCTTGGCCTTGGCCAAGCTGCTGCTTAAAGAGCCGGATCTTTTAATGTTAGATGAGCCGACCAACCATTTAGATTTGGAAACCCTGTCCTGGCTGGAGCACTATTTATTGTCCTACCCCGGTGCCCTGCTGATCGTCTCCCATGACCGCTACTTTTTGGACCAGTTAACCACGGCAATCTTTGAACTGCACGAGACCAAAATCACCAGGTATCAAGGTAATTATTCCGCTTTTATAAGACAAAAAGAACAGCGGATCGCCCAGCAGTTAAAACAATACCGCATCCAGCAGCAAGACATTGCCCGTGCGGAAGCATTTATTCAGCGGAATATTGCCCGGGCTTCCACTTCTAAGCGGGCCCAGTCCAGACGCAAAATGCTGGACAAAATGGAAGAGCTTAAGCGCCCGCGCACAGAGCAGAAAACCGCCCGCTTCCGCTTTGAAGTTAAACGTCCCAGTGGTTATGATGTGCTGCAAGTGGAAGATTTAAGCATCGGCTATGACACGGAACATGTGCTGGCCCGCCATATCTCCTTCCGTGCCAACCGCGGTGACCGGATTGCCATTGTGGGTCCTAATGGGATTGGCAAAACCACACTTTTAAAGACCATTATTGGCCAACAACCCAAACTGGCTGGGAAGATTCAGATTGGGGCTCATGTGACATTCGGTTATTTCGCCCAAGAACATGACAAGCTTCATCCCCATAAAACGGTACTGGCTGAACTATGGGATGACTATCCCCATCTCCCTGAGAAAGAGGTGCGCTCCATCCTGGGGCAATTTCTGTTTAGCGGAGAGGACGTGGATAAATCCGTCTCGGCCTTAAGCGGCGGGGAACGGGCCAGACTGGCCTTGGCGAAATTAATGTTGCAACAAGCCAATACTTTGGTCCTGGATGAACCGACCAACCACTTGGACATTTACGCCAAAGAGGTACTAGAGCAAGCCTTGGCTGAGTTTCCCGGAACCATCTTATTCGTCTCCCATGACCGTTATTTTCTGAACCGCCTGGCCAATAAGGTATTGGCCTTGACGGCCAACGGAGCAGAGATGTACCTGGGCAACTACGATTACTATGTTGAGAAGAGACAAGAACAGGCGGAACTGAGAGAGCTCCGTCAAGCTCAGGATCCAAAAGCGCCGGGCAAAACACAGCAAGCCAGTTTTGAAGTGGAAAAGGCGCGTCAGCGGGAATTAAGGCGGCTTAAACGGCGCAAAGAACAGCTGGAGCGTGAGATCGAGCAAACTGAAGCTGCCATTAAAAATTTAGAGGAACAACTTTACTCTCCTGATGTGTACCGAGATTACCATAAAGCTGATAAGGTTCAACGGGAAATTGATGCCGCACAGCACACCTTGGATCAGCTCTTGGAAGAATGGGCAGAACTGGAGGAGAAACTGTCCTGA